The genomic interval CTGGTCTGCGACTTATTGCAATTACAAGGACCGTGTCTTACATTAGTGACATACTCAGACATAAGAGGCACATACCATGGTAAAAAAACAAACTAAGAAACGTTCAAAAACAATTTTAAAGACAATTGGTACACTTTTCATCATGCTTTTAATCGCCACAATTGGTTTTGTTGGCTACACAGTGAGCCAAGCACCCACTATTACTGAAAACCAATTACGTGCACTGCCAACCGAAACCGGTGAACAAGACTATATTAAAGCTAATCAAATTCCAAAAATGTATCAACAAGCTGTCATTTCAACCGAAGATGCCACCTTTCCGACAAATAACGGACTAAACAAAAGCGGCATCAAAGCTCTAATTACATCTAACATCTCAGCATTATTTGGTAAAGGAACCCCACGTGGTGGTTCATCCATTACACAACAATTAGTAAAACTAACCGCATTCTCTACGGATGTATCTGATCAAACGATCACGCGAAAAATCCAAGAAATGTACTTAGCACTGAAGCTAACACGTGAATATTCAAAAGCACAAATCTTTGAATTTTACGTCAATAAACTGTATGAAGGTCATAATGCATATGGTGCTCAAACCATTGCCAATTTCTATTATGGTAAGTCATTAACTGATTTAACATTGTCACAACAAGCCATCATTGCTGGGATTGGACAAAGTCCAGCTAATTTTGATCTCTATGCTAACCCCGAACTTGTTGCAGATCGTCGTGATATTGTTCTACTTTCTATGTTGAATAATGGTACTATTTCCAAAAGTATGTATCGCGAAGCAACAGAAACTGCTGTCACTGAAGGCTTGATAAAACGCTAGACCCGCGCCCCTGCTCACTTTAAGTAATTATGGGAAAACTCTAATGTAGAAACGGTTGATTATTGCTAGTTCTCACGTATAATGTTAAACAATATTTAAAAGGAGATCACTATGGCGAACCTACAACAACATGATAGTATTTTGGTTCTGGACTTCGGTTCACAATACAACCAATTGATTTCTCGTCGTGTCCGTGAATTAGGAGTTTACTCAGAACTTCGTTCACACAAACTGACAGCGGCAGAAATTAAAGAAATCAACCCAAAGGGAATTATTTTCTCTGGTGGCCCTAACTCTGTATATGAAGAAGGTGCCTTCACCATTGATCCCGAAATTTTTGAACTAGGACTTCCAATCCTAGGTGTTTGTTACGGTATGCAATTGATGGCTCACATGTTACCTGGTGGAGAAGTTGTCCCTGCTGACAGCTCATCAGAATACGGTGAAACAGAAGTTGATATTGTCGACGCTGACACATTACTATTTGCTGGTACACCTGAACGTCAAACTGTTTTGATGTCACACGGTGACGTTATCAAGAGCATTCCTGAAGGATTTACTGCATCTGCTACTTCAGTAAACACACCTTTTGCTGCGATGGAAAACCGCGAACGTAACCTTTACGGTGTTCAATTCCACCCAGAAACAGAAGCTAGTGAATACGGTATGCAAT from Weissella ceti carries:
- a CDS encoding biosynthetic peptidoglycan transglycosylase produces the protein MVKKQTKKRSKTILKTIGTLFIMLLIATIGFVGYTVSQAPTITENQLRALPTETGEQDYIKANQIPKMYQQAVISTEDATFPTNNGLNKSGIKALITSNISALFGKGTPRGGSSITQQLVKLTAFSTDVSDQTITRKIQEMYLALKLTREYSKAQIFEFYVNKLYEGHNAYGAQTIANFYYGKSLTDLTLSQQAIIAGIGQSPANFDLYANPELVADRRDIVLLSMLNNGTISKSMYREATETAVTEGLIKR